One Pseudostreptobacillus hongkongensis DNA window includes the following coding sequences:
- a CDS encoding NAD(P)-dependent alcohol dehydrogenase — MTGKMKGFAMKRIGEVGWIEKDAPYCGPNDAIVRPLALSPCTSDIHTVYEGGIGERYDMILGHEGCGEVVEVGSEVKNFKVGDRVLVAAITPDWNSREAQAGYSMHSGGMLSGWKFSNFKDGVFGEYFHVNDADGNLALIPEGMDYGVACMLSDMLPTGFHAAELADVQFGDIVAVFGIGPVGLMATAAAALKGAGRLIVVDSRPERFEIALNYYGATDAVDFMKAPSEDQIMELTNGEGVDKVIIAGGDQRLFETAMKVLKPGGRIGNVNYLGTGDYINIPRVEWGAGMAHKNIFGGLMPGGRLRLEKLARLIQFGKVDPGHMLTHKFYGFEGVEDALELMRTKPEGLIKPVVYMDKDHTKNVK, encoded by the coding sequence ATGACTGGTAAAATGAAAGGTTTCGCAATGAAACGTATTGGAGAAGTTGGTTGGATAGAAAAGGATGCACCTTATTGTGGTCCAAATGATGCTATAGTTAGACCACTTGCATTATCTCCTTGTACATCAGATATTCATACAGTTTATGAAGGTGGAATTGGTGAACGTTATGACATGATCCTTGGACATGAAGGATGTGGAGAAGTAGTAGAAGTAGGATCTGAAGTTAAAAACTTCAAAGTTGGAGATAGAGTATTAGTTGCAGCTATCACTCCAGACTGGAATTCAAGAGAAGCTCAAGCAGGATATTCAATGCACTCAGGTGGTATGTTATCTGGATGGAAATTCTCTAACTTCAAAGATGGAGTATTTGGAGAATATTTCCATGTAAATGATGCTGATGGAAACTTAGCTTTAATACCTGAAGGAATGGACTATGGGGTTGCTTGTATGTTAAGTGATATGTTACCTACTGGATTCCATGCTGCTGAACTTGCTGACGTGCAATTCGGTGATATAGTTGCTGTATTTGGTATAGGACCTGTTGGGTTAATGGCTACAGCTGCTGCCGCTCTTAAAGGTGCTGGAAGATTAATAGTTGTTGATTCAAGACCTGAAAGATTTGAAATTGCATTAAACTACTATGGTGCAACTGATGCAGTAGACTTTATGAAAGCTCCATCTGAAGATCAAATCATGGAATTAACTAATGGTGAAGGTGTAGATAAAGTAATCATAGCTGGTGGAGATCAAAGATTATTTGAAACTGCAATGAAAGTATTAAAACCAGGTGGACGTATAGGAAACGTTAACTACTTAGGTACTGGAGATTACATCAACATACCAAGAGTTGAATGGGGAGCTGGAATGGCACACAAAAACATCTTCGGAGGATTAATGCCTGGTGGAAGATTAAGACTTGAAAAATTAGCTAGATTAATTCAATTCGGAAAAGTTGACCCAGGACATATGTTAACTCACAAATTCTATGGATTTGAAGGTGTTGAAGATGCATTAGAATTAATGAGAACTAAACCAGAAGGATTAATTAAACCAGTTGTTTATATGGATAAAGATCATACTAAAAATGTTAAATAA
- the whiA gene encoding DNA-binding protein WhiA: protein MSYSSKLKEEILDIEVKDKEEILAELFGLFLSKNSFKNNGIEFSSENFRLTQRVYKHILKVVDIKPQIKYIIAKRFSKPRVYNISIRITKEIEGIYAEFLKELFKFKKFLEVEELIPVILRGYFLNSGYIKDPNKGYTLDFFIDTEDASTFLYMLLKHINKRVFHTDKKNKNIVYIRNSEDILDIIYMMGGEKIFFEYEDVTIIKEMKNKVNRKLNYELANDMKSEAAAIKQIDMIEYIDEKMGLSNLTDALEEIARLRLLNESDSFQELADKLRISKSGIRNRFRRLEEIYLELKGVKNEKSKRTK, encoded by the coding sequence ATGTCGTATTCATCAAAACTTAAAGAAGAGATTTTAGATATAGAAGTCAAAGATAAAGAAGAAATTTTAGCTGAACTTTTTGGATTATTTTTATCTAAAAATTCATTTAAAAATAATGGAATAGAATTTAGTAGTGAAAATTTTAGATTAACTCAAAGAGTGTACAAGCATATATTAAAGGTTGTTGATATTAAACCACAAATAAAATATATAATTGCTAAAAGATTTTCAAAACCAAGAGTATATAATATATCTATAAGGATAACAAAAGAAATAGAAGGTATATATGCTGAATTTTTAAAGGAACTTTTTAAATTTAAAAAGTTTTTAGAAGTTGAAGAATTAATCCCAGTTATATTAAGAGGATATTTTTTAAATTCAGGATATATAAAAGATCCTAATAAGGGCTATACTTTAGATTTCTTTATAGATACAGAAGATGCTTCAACTTTTCTATATATGTTATTAAAACACATAAATAAAAGAGTTTTTCATACAGATAAAAAAAATAAGAATATAGTATATATTAGAAACTCAGAAGATATATTAGATATAATATACATGATGGGTGGAGAAAAAATATTCTTTGAATATGAAGATGTAACTATAATTAAAGAAATGAAGAATAAAGTAAATAGAAAATTGAATTATGAATTAGCAAACGATATGAAAAGTGAAGCTGCAGCTATTAAACAAATAGATATGATAGAATATATAGATGAAAAAATGGGACTTTCTAATTTAACTGATGCACTTGAAGAAATAGCAAGGCTTAGATTACTAAATGAAAGTGATTCATTTCAAGAACTTGCAGATAAATTAAGAATTTCTAAATCAGGTATAAGAAATAGATTTAGAAGATTAGAAGAAATATATCTTGAATTAAAGGGAGTAAAAAATGAAAAGTCTAAAAGAACAAAATAA